The genomic segment TCGAATGGGAAATCGAGTGCGCCGTGTTCGGGATCGCTGGTCTGGACACGGAGTATGATCGACAGGTGATTTCGCGGATGGTGAGCAAGGTACTGCATCAGCTCGGTGTTCGCGTCCAGCAGTTGATTGTGGAAAACGACGGGTTTGCGGCATTGCTCGGTGCAACTGGAGGCAAACCCGGCATTCTGGTCATTGCAGGCACCGGCTCGATTGCTTTTGGTGTAAACGATGAACAGGAAACGGCGCGAGCAGGAGGCTGGGGGCACCGGGTTGGTGACGAGGGCAGCGGCTACTGGATCGGCAAGCAAGCGATTATGGCTGTATTAAAAGCAGCGGATGGCCGCGGCGAGCCGACTGTATTGAAGGAGCTGCTCCTCCCGCACGTAGGACTTGGACGCGTAGATGAATTGTTTAACTGGACGTACAGTGAGCATTATTCCGTAGAGAAGGTAGGAGAGCTGTCGCCGTTGGTCAGCCAAGCGGCACTCGCCGGAGATAAGGTGGCAGCAGCTATCTTGCAGGTCGCAGGCGAAGAGCTTTTCGACGCTGCTCGGGCTGTCATCGATACGTTGCAAATGAGAGCCAAGCCGTTTCAGATGATCATGCAGGGAGGCGTTTTGCAAAACGATGATCGGGTACGAGAGATCGTTGTAGAGCGCGTCCGAGAGTACGCTTCGCAGGTTGTCATTGAAAATGCGCAAAACGATCCGATTTACGGTGTCATAGCAAAAGGATTGGCTTATCTAGAACGCCAATCGGGCGGTAAGTGAGGTGCCAGAAATGAAAAAAGTAATGGTCGTCTTTCCCCATCCAGACGATGAGTCTTTTGCCTGCGGGGGAACGTTGGCAAAGTGTAAGGACGCCGGACATGAAACATGTTATTTGTGCATTACCTCCGGTTGCAAAGGACGCAGCGGTCCATTCGATATCGATTGCAGAGAAAAGCTGGCAAAACATCGAGAGCTAGAGCTGAAAACAGCGGCGGAAGTGCTCGGAATCAGTCGTCTCGACTTGTTCCGGTACCCGGATGGTTCCTTGCAAAATGCCGATCTGGATGAGCTGGTGAGCAAGATTCGGCAAGCGATAGAAGAATGGAAGCCTAATGTCGTCGTCACGTTTCCGCCGGACGGGGTAACGGGTCATCCCGACCATATCGTCACGTGCGAGGCGACGACGCGAGCGGTCGAACAAGCGGAAGCGAGCATGACTCCGGCAGAATATCCTGATCTGTACTATGTTTCGATCCCGCACTACTACGATCATTGCCCGGATCATGGTCCAAAGCCAGCGGTTCCGATTACAGGCAAGGTCGATATTTCGGGCTATCGGACACAAAAAGGAGAGGCGCTGAAGGCTCACCTCAGTCAGGAGTATTCCGTGAACCGCGCTTATCCGGGAGTTATCGATGGGGACTTTGGCGTTATTGGCTGCTATGAGTACTTTACCTTGGTACGGTCAGCGGGCAAGGCGATCGAGCCAGTTGGTGTGGGTGGCAGTATTCCTGTCATTGAGCTGTAGTATTTCGAATAGAAAGGGCTGACCAGCATGATTCTTGCTTGTCAGCCTTTTTCATTGGATAGCCCATCGGTCGGATTGTTTTGCCCTGCTAGATTTGCTTACAATGTGATAAAGTGCAATTGGAAATCAAAGGGAGAGAAGTTATGTCACACAGAGTCTATGTATATAACGTCAGTGAACCTTCTCAAGCGCAAGACAACGACACGATGATGGTGGAATGGGGCTATGAGGTCCCCCTACTTTTGCAGCCGCTTTTCATAGAAGGTGGTTTGATCGCCGGAAACAATTACAACAACCATACCGAACCGGACAATTCCGGACTCTATTACGACGCGTCGGCAGGCATCGAAAATGGGAAGCGATTCTACGATTTCCTGGAGAGACAGGAAGGGTTAATTCGTAACAAAGAAGCGTTTTTGGAAGCGAGAAATCAGCTTTTCAGCTATCTGGAGAAACGAAAGCTTCCGTATTTTCACATCGATGCCTGGGACGTATTCAATATGGATGACATCCCACATGAAGAGCAGGCGGAAACATTGCGCGCCACTATTGCCCATAACAACGAGATCATGACAAAGGCAATGGACAGCGATGACATCTCGGTGCTGGACTACTCCGAATTGATGGACGTGAACCCGGGCTTTCGTTCATTTGCCGAGCTGCTCAACTATGAGGACTATCAATACGGCTGGGGACACATCTGGCAGCCTTATGAAGAACAGCCCGACGTGGAGATTTTTGAGGAAGCCGGCTTGCTAGGTCTCAAAGACGCAGAGGGAAACGTATTGCTTGCCCCTCAGTTCGATGCCTTTTACGATTTCGCTTCCGAAGATCTCGCAGTGGTCGCCCGAGATGGCAAATACGGCTATGTACATAAATCCGGGAAAATTCTTATTTCATTGGAGTGGGAGGATGCCTACGATTTTGAATACGGCTCTGCTTGTGCCATTGTCAAACGAAACGGTCGATATGGTCTGATTAATCTCGAAGGCCAAACGATTGTCCCTACCCACTATGAAGAGTTAGAACTGCTTGATTACCAAGGATTTTATACGGCAAAGAAAGACGGAAAGTGGGGCGTGCTGGACCAAGCTGGTTCTGTAACGATAGATTTTGAGCATGAAGAAGCCTTCAAGTTCGGGGACGGATTTTACCATACAGCGGTCATAGGCAGGAAAAATCGGAAAATCTTTAATGAATATTGGCAATACGTCGGAGACTTCCCCTTGACGGCGCTGGAACATATTGGCGAAGGGCTCCTTCTCGTCAAACCGCACAAGGATGCAAGTCACAGCACCTTGTACAAAAAAGACGGCACTGTCGGCGCATCCGGCTTCGATAAACTGAATCGGCAAACCTATTTTCCGAATCTGCTCGTCCTGCGCAAGGGGAAGAAGTACGCCGCTTACGGCAAGCAGCAGGAGAGCCTTCTGTTGCCGTACGAATACGATGAACTGATTGATTTGCAGGTTTATACAGAAGCAGGGCAGGGCGATCAGGTGCTGGCGAAAAAAGATGGAAAGCTAGGCGTTTTTTATGGTGATGCCGATCAGCCAGCATGGCTATTCCCCTTGGAGGATTATGAGAACATTTTTTGGCTGCATCAGGATGCGTATGCTTTGAAGAGAAATGGACTATGGAGCATTGCCTTATCGCCGGAAAAGCGATGGAGCGATTTCGAATTCGATATGGTGGTGAAAAAGGATCTGGTCGAGGGTTTTGCTTATGCCTTCAAGGGCCACGACGTTTATGTAGTAAGCGAGTACGGGCTGTCGAGGGCAGATAAAACGCTCGTGCTGGAGGATGTCGAAGATCGTTATTACACCAATTGTTTTGATGCCGAGGTTCGCAAGCGACTGCTGGCCTATGCCCAAGGGGAGCAATCCGATGGTGACAGCATAGATCAGTACACGCCGGTAGAAACGTTGTACAACCTGGGCATGGAAGCGTATGAAGCAGGTGATTATGAGAAAGCCATTCTGTACGATACTCTTGCTGCTGAAAAGGGCTATCCCCCATCCATGAACAACCTTGCGCATACGTATTACAATCTAGAAGGCTTCGTGGATGCCGATAAAGCTTTTTACTGGTATGAATTAGGGGCTGCGGCAGGCAACCACCATGCTATGAATGGATTAGGCTGTTGCTATCGACACGGGATAGGCACGGAGCCTGATGCCGATCAGGCAATGTACTGGATGGGCAAAGCGGCAGAACACGGTCATGCGCTGGCTCACAACAATCTTGGCGCCATCTATTATGACGGGGAGCTGGTGCCGCAAGATTTGGACAAGGCCCTCTGGCATTATGAACAGGGAGAGGTATTAGGGTCTCCGGTTTTTGACTGGCTTGGCTATTTGCACGATTCAAAAGGGAATTACGAAAAGGCGCTGCATTATTATCAGCAGGATTACGAAGCAGGCAGCGATATCAGTGCCTATAATTTGGGGATTTTCTATAGTAATGGGTATGGTACAGCCAAAAATATCGACGCCGCCATCACTTATTTTCATGCTGCTTTGGAAAGAGATTACCCGCATGCCCATATTGAACTGGCAAGGATTTACCGGAACGAAGCACAATATGCGGACGAGCTCCTGGCCAAAAAGCACATTGAAGAAGCCGAAAAGGCAGGTCTTGATATCCCTGAGGAGCTCACACAATCGTAGAAAAAGCAAAAAGCGGATCGACAGAAAAAGTAGTCGGTCCGCTTCCAACTAACCAGCATGCTAAACAATAGCTTCCACTTCAATTTCAACGAGCAGACGCGGGTCAATCAATGCCTTGACCTCAACCATCGTAGCGACAGGCTGAATCTCGCGGAAGAACTCCCCGTGTGCTTTGCCGATCTCTTCCCACTTGCTGATATCCGTTACAAACATCCGCGTTCTGACCACATGAGACAAATCCGCATCTAATTCTCGCAATGCTTTCTCAATCGTCTCCAGGATAAACCTTGTTTGTTTATAGGCATCGCCCACACCAATGACTTCTCCATCCTTCATGGCAGTGGTGCCAGCCACTTCAATCCGGTCTCCTACTCGGATTGCACGGCAATAGCCAACGATAGGCTCCCAAGGTGAACCCGTGAATATTTTCTTTCGATTCATAGTAGAAGCGCCCTCCTTTTCCGCAATAATTGGAATATACTACAAAAAAGAAGGAGAGTGGAATGGTTTATGGACTTTTTTCTCACCCTTTTTTCCAAGTACAAGTGTTTGATCCACACCGTGTTTGGTCATGAAGAATACACTCGCGTGGCATACAAGCTGAATGCTCATGGCATTCATTTTCGGACACGCAGTCACTCTCATACGCTTCGTCATTTAGGGGGAGACATGGGGATGATGGCCCGAGCAGAAGATCGTACGCAGTATGACATCTACGTGGCAAGAGAAGACGAACACCAAGCACATGTAGCGATACATTCTCGGTGAGGGATACCTGTACGTATCCTGACAACCTCCGATATAATGATTGGGATCAGTAAGAAAATGGTACAACCGAGGAGGAACCAGCATGTCCGTACTAGAGGCACTCAAAAGCAGAAGAGCCGTGCGTAACTATATTCCGAAAGAAGTAGAAACAGAGAAAATCAAAGCGTTGCTGGATTGCGCAGTGTTAGCCCCGAACGACCGCTTGCGTCAGCCGTGGCATTTTTATGTGATCAGAGGAGAAGCGAAGCTGAGGTTTGAGGAAATCGCGAAGGAATTTTTGCTGGAACGTTTTCCGACCAAGCCGAATCTCGTGCAGGATTCCTTGGCCGTCCTGGAAAAAACACCACTCGTCATTGTCGCCACCGCTGATGTAATCCCAGGGGATGAAGCATCCTCAGAGGATAATGAATATGCGGTGTGCTGCGCGATTCACTCCATGTGGCTGGCAGCGAAGGAACTGGGACTTGGCATGGTATGGCGCACGAGAGGAATCGGCTTGGTTCGCGACGAGCGCTTGCTGCAATTCCTCGGATCACCTGAAAATAAAAAGGTCGTGGGCACCCTGTTCATTGGCTATCCCGAGGCAGATGCTCCTGAGACCAGTCGGGTAGCAGCGGAAGAAAAGACGACTTGGCTGTAATCGATAGAATAGCAATCCAGAAGAAGCCTCCTATTGCATCTGTCGATTATCATAAAGACAAGAAGCACCATCACTTTTGGGAAGCGGAGGACTATTGATTGAATCAGCAAGTAACGGATTATATCCAAAACATAACCAATGAATCTCAGGTAGAAGTTTGCAATCGGATTCGCCAGCTCATCCATGAAAACATCCCGAATGTAGAAGAGCAGGTGAAGTATAAGCAAGCTTTTTATTCCATTCAGGGCAAACAGGCATGTGTGTATTTTCCGGCAAAGGACTGGATTAACGTGACGTTGTTTCAAGCGGCGAATCTGGATGCTCCAGCTGGCTTTTTCGAGAAGTCTGATCATGCTGACCGGAAGACCATCAAAATACGGAACGGAAAAGAATTTGATTTTGATGTCCTTGCAGGCCTCCTCAAAAAATTGGCTGAAGCACAGTAGTTTGTTGCAACTAACTCTCCCCGTGAACGTATAAATGGTAAAGGTTTAACCGTACATATCGAGGGGAGCTGTTTGAATATGTTTGGAAAGCTTGCGGCAGACGCACTTGGCTTGAGCAATGTGGGAATCGTGGTAAAACCAGCGGATTACGACAAGGTGGACGCTGATGATTACATCATGCACGAGGACCATGAGAAAATTTATTTTTTGATCAAATCCAAGTCCGATGAGTACTGCTTCACCAATCTGGGGCTGGTTCATCTGGATGGAACGAGTGCCACCAGCAAAAAACGCATGCTGCGCCGCTATTCCTACCATACACACCCGATTTCTGACGTGTATCTGGAAACAGCTGGAACTGTCGATTTGGATGTAGAAATCAAGTTCACCATGGGCAATGAGCACTACTCGATCGATGTCAACAAAAAGCATTTGGAGGAGCTAAAAGACCTCTACAAAGCCCTTGTGAAGATCGCATCGATTATGCACGATAACGAACTTGCACTCCAGCATGCCAAAGAAAGCCTCCACGTCGCCCAAAGCACACTGGGCCGCGTAACAGGCCAGCAAGCAGACGTAGCTTCACAATTCAAGTCCATCAACCAATACACCTTCGATTGGCTGGAAGACATCCGATACAAGTATGTCGTCAAAGACTTTGGGAAAGTCTTTGAAAAATATATTCATAACTAAAAAGTAGTAATAATAATGAAGAAAAAAGAGCCTCTTTAAAGAGGCTCTTTTTGTATTTTAAGCGAAATCTTCGACATGCTCCTACTCTTACGAGTAGTTCAAAACGAGCAACCCAAACAGCTGTACGGGAAGGTGTGTCACATGTTTGGAAGGAGACCGCCCGAACGTAGTGAGGATACAGGCGACTGGAAAACATGTGGCACGCCTTTCTCCCGACCGCAGCAGCAGGAAGACAACGCTCTTTCGAGCTTTACTCCTTGTGCAAAAGCTTGCCGATCTTGAGCGCCAGCTGGATTTGAAGCAGCTCCTCCGAGTTTTTCAAATCCATGTTCAAAATTTCTTTGATCTTCTCGATCCGGTAAATAAACGTATTGCGGTGAATGAACATCGCTTTCGCCGCTTCACTGACATTTTGATTGTACAGAAAGTAATTGTCCAAGGTCACCATGAGGCTCGTGCCGAACTCTTGATCATGCTCGTACAGCTTCCCCAGACGCTTCAAAAAGAAGTCTTCCAGTTCAATGTCCTTAATGTTGGAATCCAGGAAATGATAGACGGAGTAATCATCGAAATGAGAGACGTCGCCCTTGCTGTTGAACTTCTGCATCAGGCGGATCGCTTCATGTGCTTCGGAAAAGCTTTTATGCAGCGAAGCGATGTTTTTATACTGACGACCTACCCCAATAAAGAACAAGGTTTTCTTGATTTTATCCACAAGAGCGCTGTACAGCTCATTGGCGAATTGCTTGGCTTCACTTGCAGACACCACAGGGCGATGTTCATTTTGTCCGATAAGGATGATGATCCGATTGTTCCGATAAAAGCAGGTGATTTCTCCAGGAGCTTTGCTCGAATAGTCATAGACGAGATCCACGCATTTTTTTGCGATCCGATCCAGCTCGTACTTGCGATCGATTATATCCTCCAAATTTTCCAGCTCAACCGGCTCGATATTAATGACCATACAAAAATACATGTAGCTCGATTGCAGCCCGTGCAAGTCACATAAGGTTTGCAGCGAGTCAGTCGAAGTGATTTTCCCTGTAAGCAAGTCATCGAAAAAGTCTTGTCTGATCTTCAGCTTCACTTCCTCGATTTCCCTCGCCTTGATCCGCTCCAGTGCTACGATGGTGGACGCCTGCTCCAGCACGATGTAGTCAAATTCAGTCAGCTCCCACACGGTTTGCCAGACGACGATGTACCCGTAGATGTGGTTGGCAACGGCAACGGGTAGAATCCTGCATTTCACCTCATCATCTTTCGCATGGTAGATACGCTTGATCGACTTTTTGATCTGGCTAATATTTTTCGGGACGGACTCGGTGAAGTCACGGGTAAAAACAGGTCTGTTTTTGCTCAAGGTCAGACAGGAGTCAAGCGGAATCGGATTGTGCCAGATTTCCGTGTAATGGAGCAGATGCCAGTCCTGATCCAGAATAAGGATCGGGTTGTTGATGGTCTCAGACAGCTCGGAGGCGATGCGATCCAGTCCGCCACCTTCGAGTGCAATGCGAAACAGCGCATTATGCATGTCCAGTGTTTTGCGGTTCAACAAATCATAGCGCCCGGAGGCTTTCTCGTTAATAATGGCAATCACTTTAGACAGCGTGTATTCAAAAGGCAGGGCCAAGAGCGGCAGTCCATACTTGTTGGCATGATCAATCATGTTTTGCGGGATTTGATCAAAATAGCGGTGCATCTTGATAACGAGCCCGGAGCAGTTGATTTCCGCCAGCTCCTTGATGATTTTATTTTGCAGTTCGGGATTGTCCTTGAAAATATATCCGGTGGAGAGCAGTAATTCATTGGAAGACAGCCAGTCAAAAGCATCCGGGTTCTCCATGATATTGACGATGGAGATGACGTTATTGATGCCTTGCTCTCCGGCGATGATTTTGATGCCGTCTATCGATTGAATGGTAAGCAAATCTTTGATGGTCAGCACCCTGTTCACTCCTTTGCCACAAAAGAATCCCTGTAATTGTGCAATGTGCACAAGTGAACCTCAATTTTTTTAGTTTCCATACACAATGACGATTCCATTCTCCCTGTCTAAAATAATGATGTAAGTACGGGGTGCTTGTCTAATTGTTTTTTAAAAGAGCAAGCGCTCAGCCATCTTGGCGGGTTGTTCAATCACGAGATCATGGAGGGCTTACTATGACAGACAAAAGCGTAGTACAGGCATTTCTCGAGGCAGCGGCTGAGGGGAATATCGAAGCACTGAGAAAGCATCTGGAGCAGGGCGTAGATATTAACGCAAGAAACAGACAAAAGCGTACAGCGATTCTGACTGCTGCCATGAACGACAAATTGGAAGCGGTATCGTTTTTGGTAGAAGCGGGTGCAGATGTAGATTTGCAGGATGAGACATGCTTCAACCCGTTCTTGTTCGGTTGCATCAACGGCAAGCTGGAGCTTGTCAAAATGATGATCAAGGCAGGAACAAACCTGGAGCTGTTGACTCGTTTTGGTGGAGTAGGGATTACACCAGCGTGCGAAAAAGGTCATGTGGACATCGTTCGTGAGCTCGTAACGACGACTGACATTAACGTCAACCATACCAACTTTGTGGGTTGGACACCACTGATCGAAGCGATCATCTTAGGCGATGGCGGCGAGAAGCAGCAAACGATCATCAAGCTGTTGATTGAGCATGGCTGCAATGTGCACATGGTAGATAAGTACGGCGTAACACCGCTTGAACTGGCGAGAAGAAAAGGCTACACCGAGATCGAAAAAATCTTGCTGGAAGCAGGAGCAAAGTAAATCATCCCATGTTCATCCAGGCGTTGTCTGGCGATACCGGTTTCCTTGAGCGTTTGGCACGAGCAAACTTTAGCGGGACCGTACACAGTATTTTTGAGCGAACGATCAATCTGACATGCAGCGAAAACGGAGAATTGTACACCCTTGGCAACCATCAGCTAGACAATGCACCGAACACGCTCATCATTGATGTACAAGGCTTTTCGGGGCTGGGGCTATCCGTTAACGCTCCGGTCATTACGGAAGAGAACACGCTCGTTATTGGAGCGGATTTACGAATTTGGACTCAGCAAGCAACAAAGTGGGAAGGTGAGCTTCCTTCCTATCCTTGTGACATAGAAGGCGTAGAAGTATTGCGCAGAAATGTGGCGTTCACGAAGAACTACGTGGACGTATACGGCAAGACGGGGGGCATGAAAATGTCCTCCCAACCTGCCAGTCCGTTTGAGAAAGAGATGTCCCGTATGCTGATCCAGCGTGCAGGCATGCTTTCCGACGATCTGGCGAACAACCGCATAGAGTCAGCTACTCAGCATGCGATAAGTCTAATCGGTCTGGGGCCGGGGTTAACACCATCGGGTGACGATTTTTTAGTGGGATTGTGCAGTGTATACAAAATGCAAAACATTTCCTCTTGTTTGTCATGCCCATTTTTCGATGAAATCGTCCGTTCGTCCCAAGCATTAACGAACGAAATCAGTGCGATCACGCTGAAAAAAGCAGCCCATGGACAAGTAAGGGAGTCGCTAAATGACTTGCTTTCATGCATGGTGTCCGGCTCCATGGAAGAGCTTGTCCCTGCTTTAGACAAAATCATCGGGATCGGCTCGTCGTCGGGTACGGATATCCTGCTTGGCATCCTATGTGGTTTGGAACGAAATCTAGAAGCTGGAGGTAATGTATGTCTACCAAAGTCGTAATCAAGCAAAGCACGTATTTTGACTCGGTATCCCTGATGTCTCTGTCTACAAAAGCGAATCAAATTGAAGGTGTCGAACAAGCGGTGATCGCGATGGGCACGGACATGAACAAAGAGGTATTGAAAAATGTGGGCTTGCTCACACCTGAGCTGGAAGCAGCGAAAACGAGCGACTTGATGATCGTGGTGAAGGCAGCGACAGACGAGCTGTGCGAGAGCGCTCTCATCGCTATCGAAGAACTGTTCAAGAAAAAAGGCGGCAGCAAATCTGCAACGGAGATCAAATACTCCACGATTGATTCAGCGGCAGCCAGCATTCCAGAGGCAAACCTCGCTGTCATCTCAGTAAACGGTGCATTTGCGGCAAGAGAAGCGAGAAAAGCATTGGAAAACGATCTGCACGTCATGCTGTTCAGCGACAACGTGAGCATCGAGGAAGAGATCGCCCTCAAGCAATTCGCGCATGAAAAAGGCCTTTTGATGATGGGACCTGACTGCGGTACGGCGATTATCGGCAATGTGGCGCTGTGCTTCGGAAACGCCGTGAGAAAAGGCAACATCGGGATCGTAGGCGCATCTGGTACAGGCAGCCAAGAGGTGAGCGTGCGTATCCACGACTTCGGTGGCGGTATCACGCAGCTGATCGGTACAGGCGGACGCGACCTGTCCGAGCAAGTCGGCGGCATCATGATGCTCGACGGAATCAAAGCGCTGGAAGAGGATGAGGCGACAAAGGTCATCGTGCTCATTTCCAAGCCACCAGCACCAAGCGTTCAGGAAAAAGTATTGGCACAAGTGAAAAACTGCAAAAAGCCTGTGGTTGTGTACTTCATTGGTGGAGAAGAAACGCCAGTTCTGGAAGCAGGCGGACATTTTGCAAAAACGAGCAAGGAAGCAGCCATCAAAGCAGTTGTGCTGGCTGGCGCCAACGAAGACGAGCTCAACAAGCGCGCTCTCAACTGGCCGCTGATTGAAGAGGTACGGGCAAAGCTGACACCGGAACAAAAATACGTTCGGGGACTGTTCTGCGGCGGTACCCTGTGCGACGAAGCGATGTACCTCGCGATGGAAAAGTATGAAGACGTATACAGCAACATTCAAAAGAAAGCGGACTACAAGCTGAAAAACATCCATGAGAGCAAGGCACACACTTACCTCGACATGGGCGATGACGACTTTACAAACGGCAAGCCGCATCCAATGATCGACCCGTCCTTGCGCATCGCTAGATTTATGGAAGAAGCAAAAGATCCTTCCGTCGGCGTCATTCTGATGGACTTCATCTTGGGCTTTGGTTCCCACGAAGATCCTGTCGGCGTGATGCTGCCAGCAATCATTGAAGCAAAAGCGCAAGCTGCCAAGGAAGGCAGACACCTGGAAATTCTGGGCTACGTGCTGGGTACCGACCTCGATACACCGAACTTTGATGAGCAAGTGAAGAAGCTGATGGATGCGGGTGTAACGATTGCAAGCAGCAGCACGAACGCAGGTCTTCTGGCTAGAGAATTTGTTGCGAAAGGGGAATAATCATGAGCAAAATCAACGAGCTGTTTAACGGAAAAATTCATGCGATTAACGTAGGGATCGAGTTTTTCAAAGACGATATCATCAAGCAAAATGCGAATGCGTCTCATCTGGATTGGAAGCCACCAGGCGGCGGAAAGCCTGAGCTGATCAACGCTCTCGACAGACTGGAAAACGCTGCTGTCGCTCAGAAAATCGCTGCGGCAAACAAGCTGGCGGTAGAGCGCATCATCAACTCCCAGCCGATGCTTGTTGGCTTCGACCAAGCGATCAATGTGGTACCAGGCATGACAAAAACCACGATTCTGCACGCAGGCCCGCCCATTACTTGGGACAAAATGTGCGGCGCGATGAAAGGTGCCGTAACTGGAGCAATCGTATTCGAGGGCTTGGCAAAAGACATCGAGGAAGCTGAACAGGTAGCTGCTTCCGGCGCAATCACGTTCTCCCCATGCCACGAACACAACTGCGTAGGCTCCATGGCAGGTGTGACATCCGCTTCGATGTTCATGCATGTGGTGAAAAACAAGACGTACGGAAACGTCGCTTACACCAACCTGAGTGAGCAGATGGCTAAAATTTTGCGCATGGGCGCCAACGATGAAAGCGTCATCGCCCGTCTGAACTGGATGCGCGATGTATTGGGACCCATGCTGCGTGATGCGATGAAAATTGCGGGCGAAATCGATCTTCGTCTCATGCTGGCGCAAGCGCTGCACATGGGTGACGAATGCCACAACCGCAACAACGCAGGTACGAGCTTGTTGATTCAAGCGCTGACTCCGTACATTTTGGAGACAGATTTCACAAAAGAACAAAAACGCGAAGTATTCGATTTCGTCGCAAGCAGCGATTACTTCTCTGGCCCGACATGGATGGCGATGTGCAAATGCGCACTGGACGCAGCGCATGGAATCGAGAACAGCACGATTGTCACTACAATGGCGCGCAATGGGGTAGAGTTCGGTATCCGAGTAAGCGGTATGGCTGGCAACACCTGGTTTACTGGACCAGCACAAAAGGTAATCGGTCCGATGTTTGCAGGCTACAAGCCAGAGGATTCCGGCTTGGATATCGGGGACAGTGCGATCACCGAAACATATGGGATCGGTGGCTTTGCAATGGCGGCAGCTCCAGCGATTGTTGCACTTGTAGGCGGAACGGTTGAAGAAGCGATCGGCTTCTCCACCACGATGAAAGAAATCACGACAGCAGAAAATCCAAACGTCACGATTCCACTCTTGGACTTTAGAGGAGTACCGACAGGAATCGATATTCGTCAGGTGATCCAAACAGGCATCCTGCCGATTATCAACACCGCCATTGCGCATAAAGACGCAGGTATCGGCATGATCGGTGCGGGTATTACGTATCCGCCGATGGAAGCTTTTGAAAAGGCATTGCTCGCAGTGACGGAAACGATTAGCTAACAGCTTTTCATCCTAGGTGACTCAGCTTTCGCGGCAAAAGAAGGTTGCGAAAGCTGGGTTGAATGAGGAAGGTGAATGAACATGGGACAGGCAAATGTAAAGGAATCATATGAAGAATTCAAGTCCTATGGATACGCGGACGATATTTTGCCGAAGACTTCCGAAAATCGAGATTGGGGCACCTTTAACTACGTGACCGTGTGGATGGGCGCTGTGCATAATCTCATGTCGTACATGACTGTAGCCGGATTCTTTGTCCTCGGATTATCCGTTCCGCAAGTCTTGTGGGCAGTCATGATTGCTGCCTTGATTGTTTCGGCTGGCTATGTATTGAATGGCTATGCGGGAACGAAGTACGGAATTGGCTATTCGATGCTGTTGCGCAGCTCCTTTGGTGTAAAAGGCTCGATCATTCCTGCTATATGTCGCGGGCTTATCGCTGGTGTTGTGTTTTTTGGGACCAAAACAATTATTGGCGCACAATCCTTTAATGTCATTTTTGAGAAAATATTCCCTGGC from the Brevibacillus brevis genome contains:
- a CDS encoding SEL1-like repeat protein yields the protein MSHRVYVYNVSEPSQAQDNDTMMVEWGYEVPLLLQPLFIEGGLIAGNNYNNHTEPDNSGLYYDASAGIENGKRFYDFLERQEGLIRNKEAFLEARNQLFSYLEKRKLPYFHIDAWDVFNMDDIPHEEQAETLRATIAHNNEIMTKAMDSDDISVLDYSELMDVNPGFRSFAELLNYEDYQYGWGHIWQPYEEQPDVEIFEEAGLLGLKDAEGNVLLAPQFDAFYDFASEDLAVVARDGKYGYVHKSGKILISLEWEDAYDFEYGSACAIVKRNGRYGLINLEGQTIVPTHYEELELLDYQGFYTAKKDGKWGVLDQAGSVTIDFEHEEAFKFGDGFYHTAVIGRKNRKIFNEYWQYVGDFPLTALEHIGEGLLLVKPHKDASHSTLYKKDGTVGASGFDKLNRQTYFPNLLVLRKGKKYAAYGKQQESLLLPYEYDELIDLQVYTEAGQGDQVLAKKDGKLGVFYGDADQPAWLFPLEDYENIFWLHQDAYALKRNGLWSIALSPEKRWSDFEFDMVVKKDLVEGFAYAFKGHDVYVVSEYGLSRADKTLVLEDVEDRYYTNCFDAEVRKRLLAYAQGEQSDGDSIDQYTPVETLYNLGMEAYEAGDYEKAILYDTLAAEKGYPPSMNNLAHTYYNLEGFVDADKAFYWYELGAAAGNHHAMNGLGCCYRHGIGTEPDADQAMYWMGKAAEHGHALAHNNLGAIYYDGELVPQDLDKALWHYEQGEVLGSPVFDWLGYLHDSKGNYEKALHYYQQDYEAGSDISAYNLGIFYSNGYGTAKNIDAAITYFHAALERDYPHAHIELARIYRNEAQYADELLAKKHIEEAEKAGLDIPEELTQS
- a CDS encoding nitroreductase family protein; the encoded protein is MSVLEALKSRRAVRNYIPKEVETEKIKALLDCAVLAPNDRLRQPWHFYVIRGEAKLRFEEIAKEFLLERFPTKPNLVQDSLAVLEKTPLVIVATADVIPGDEASSEDNEYAVCCAIHSMWLAAKELGLGMVWRTRGIGLVRDERLLQFLGSPENKKVVGTLFIGYPEADAPETSRVAAEEKTTWL
- a CDS encoding PIG-L deacetylase family protein — translated: MKKVMVVFPHPDDESFACGGTLAKCKDAGHETCYLCITSGCKGRSGPFDIDCREKLAKHRELELKTAAEVLGISRLDLFRYPDGSLQNADLDELVSKIRQAIEEWKPNVVVTFPPDGVTGHPDHIVTCEATTRAVEQAEASMTPAEYPDLYYVSIPHYYDHCPDHGPKPAVPITGKVDISGYRTQKGEALKAHLSQEYSVNRAYPGVIDGDFGVIGCYEYFTLVRSAGKAIEPVGVGGSIPVIEL
- a CDS encoding N-acetylglucosamine kinase, which encodes MAVVRIPLLAVDGGGTKCLAVLVDRSRNEVGAGRSGSCNYQGIGEEAAARELVAAISQAIDDAIARQSIAPFMSGTPTQDGPIEWEIECAVFGIAGLDTEYDRQVISRMVSKVLHQLGVRVQQLIVENDGFAALLGATGGKPGILVIAGTGSIAFGVNDEQETARAGGWGHRVGDEGSGYWIGKQAIMAVLKAADGRGEPTVLKELLLPHVGLGRVDELFNWTYSEHYSVEKVGELSPLVSQAALAGDKVAAAILQVAGEELFDAARAVIDTLQMRAKPFQMIMQGGVLQNDDRVREIVVERVREYASQVVIENAQNDPIYGVIAKGLAYLERQSGGK
- a CDS encoding RidA family protein, encoding MNRKKIFTGSPWEPIVGYCRAIRVGDRIEVAGTTAMKDGEVIGVGDAYKQTRFILETIEKALRELDADLSHVVRTRMFVTDISKWEEIGKAHGEFFREIQPVATMVEVKALIDPRLLVEIEVEAIV
- a CDS encoding DUF1801 domain-containing protein gives rise to the protein MNQQVTDYIQNITNESQVEVCNRIRQLIHENIPNVEEQVKYKQAFYSIQGKQACVYFPAKDWINVTLFQAANLDAPAGFFEKSDHADRKTIKIRNGKEFDFDVLAGLLKKLAEAQ